The Loxodonta africana isolate mLoxAfr1 chromosome 6, mLoxAfr1.hap2, whole genome shotgun sequence genomic interval GGCTCTGGGTGGAGAGGGGAAAGAAATGCATAGACCTGGATGCTTTACTGATTGCCAAGATCCTTTATTCTTCCCAGGCTCCTCCCTGCCTACTACACGTGGGGGCAACCCTGGCGTAAGGGGGAAGACATGATGACAGGGGCTGAGGAGGACCTGCCCGCCATCCACCAAGGGCCCAGCCAGGGCACAGTTTAGAGCCACTCTCTCCCCTGCAGCTGGAGAGTCTCACAAGGCCTCTGTAAGCTCAGCTCCACCGGCTGTTTCTCCTGATGCTCCAGGAGGCGGCCTTCACATCACTCCTGCCTGTCTCTCCACTCCAGGCTGCTCAGAGCCTCCTCTCCCTGGGGACCCTAGACGAGTGAGGGCCACAGTCCTCCTCCGTTGATCCTCCCTCCCCAAGCCCAGGCCCTAGCACAGGCTGCAGGTAGACGGCTTCAAGCTGCGGCTCTGGGCCTGGAGCAAGGAGAGGGAAAGGAGGGGGAGACAGGGCGTGATGTCAAGGAAACGAGGGGACAGCCCTTCAGAGCAGTTCAGCGTGGTCTGGAGTCATACTGAAAACAAAAGCATAACCACCATTCCAAATTCTCCACCGTGTGgaagaaaacaagtaaacaatttcttcctccctcccggCAGCAGGACCCCATCTTTATGCCACCCTTGTCATACCTGCTGCCGTTGGTATTCCGCCTCACTGGCTGAGAGTGCCTGTGCTAACGCTAAGTCTTCTTCCTCCTGAGAACTGAGAGGGAGGAGGAGTTCAAGTTGGATGACATTAATACCtaaaatatgagcagctgatctgTGCTAGGCATCACTTTGCTGAGCACTTCCGGCTACTAAAACTCAATCTCCACAACAACCCTACCAGGTAGATGATTAGTATTAGTACTGTCCCCATTTTGTGGAGGACATTAAAGCTCTAACCCCCTCCCCTCCAAACTGAGGCCTTGCCCACCACCCACCTTCCCCCTTTCACCAGAAGTAGGTACCTAGGGACCTGGGACTTGGTCTCTGCCAGCGACAGTTCCAGGGCTCGTTGCAGAGCCTCATCCTCACtctgcaagaggaaagagaagacCAGTTGCTACTGACTTTACTCTGTGGGTTTATGTCTGTCCATCCAACCTCTCCCTAACTCACCAAGCCATTCTGCAAAGCAATCACTGGAGGGGCTGTCCGGGATGGAGAATGAATTGTGGCTCTGTGGCAGACATTCAAGAAGTTGAAGTCAGAggtgtgaaggaaaaaaaaaaaaaaggaagtgaagaAATGGGCAGACCTACCTGCTGGGAGAGGTAGATGAAGCCAAGGTCTGACTTGCGCTGGGGACGGTGCTCGTAGAAGCCAGACCTTGTGCTCTGGAGATGGCAGCAAGTCTGTAGGGAAGAGACGCTCTTAGCATGCCTCCAAACAATCAGCTCGCAAGCTCCCCCTAGGCCTTACCCAGCCACCCAGGAAATCAAGAGGGGAGTTCCTGCAGAGTCTGAGAGAACATCCTGGGCTGTACATCAGGACTGGCAGACGTGGACTTGAAAAGGAAGCTGAAAGACTCCCTTAGCCAAAGCCAAACTTGTGACAATAGGCATTAAGTCAATTTCCAAAGGATGAGATTGTCCCAAAGGGAACTAGAAGACTTGGTTTCAACTACCCTGCCCGGCTGGTAGGAGGCCCCTCCCGAGAGCAATCATGGTCCAGTGGGTGACGGTGCTTGATGCAGAAGTTTCGGCCACAGCGATCACAGGTCAGTTTCATCATTTCTCGCTGCCGGCAGCCAGAGCGTTCACACTTATTGGTGAAGATCTGAGGTGGAATGGGAAAGTTTGTCTTGGCTGACACACTGGCCTCTTTCCCCAGTCCCATCGCAGCAGCTTTCAGGTTCCCAGGCATCTGCAGTCCCAGCTTGGACTGGTCGTGGCTACTCTCCATTGCTTACCTTCCTTTTTTGCTGTGCAGGATCAGAGCGACAGTCTCTGTCAATGTGCTCCCCCACAGCGCGGTCAGGGGGTTCCCCTCTGGCCACAGGCACAGGCACATTACAGAGTGGGCACACTGGCACCTGGATATCCTAAAGGCAAGGGGCAGGGATCAGTTTGAGGCCTGCTCCCAGCCCAAGCAAATCTCTGGTGCTGAGAGAACCTCCCAGCTCCTAGGTGTAGCGCGCACAAACGCACGAGAGAGAGCACAAGGTTCACCAGCAATGAATCTCAGAAAGATAAAGGAGAGGAAAACGGAAGCAGTGGCCTTTCCAGGTTCTGTACGCATTCTCTCCTCCTGTGACCCctcaccttttggtaagcagatcCACAGCGATGCTGGGAGTAGGCCACATGGTCTGCGCAGAAGATACCCGAGCAAGCGTCGCACTTGAGCGGCAGAAAATCTGCAAGGAATGGGTTCAGCTGCGGGTCCAGCGGGACCTCGGGTCCTTTCCCATCACTCAAGCCTTGCCGTTCCGGGCAACGGAAACGCTGTCCTTACAGCCCCACTCTATTTGTAACAAGCTGTACCCCTTCCTTAGCGCACCATCTCCTTAGGCACCGCCCACAAGTTGGAGCCCGGCACCCCGGGCGTTGCCAGCCCCGCGCCCACCTAGCGCTCACCTGAGGTTCGAGCCCCTTTCGGCCCCGCCCCCGCGCGCTCCGCTCCTCACCCAAGCGCTGACAGCTCGGCTCGGAACAGTGAGCCCCAAGGTCCGGAAACTCCATCGCCGGGCCTGGCGCAGCCTACTCGGAGAGGAAGCGAGTACCGAGCGTCTCTAGGGCTCCCGCTCCAGGTCCGGGCCGTGACCCAGCACTCTggacggggcgggggggggctcCCTGCCCTGTCCCCGCCCAGCCGGGGTTACCGGAGACCTCGGCGCCTATCGGCCCGCGGCTCCCAATCCTCCCCCGGCGCGCGAAGCTCGCCGACGTCATTACGCAGGGCAGGCACGTCCCGCGCAGTCGTCGAGAGGGGAGGAGCGTCCCTCGCAGAGTCCTGCCTCTTCTGCCTCAGGGGAGACGGGGGAGTTAGATAAGTGCCTGAAGGGGAGGAGGGGGGCTTTAAGGCGATTCTGGGCCCAGGCGTAGTAACAAAAGGGGTCTTTCTGGAGGCTTCAAGGGGTGTTTCTGAGGCTTCAAGGATGGTTGAAATGCGCGGCGAATGCGTGGACAGATGTTACTCTGGGAAAGGAGGGCTGGGATGGTTTGCGGTGTTTCACAATTCAGTCCTTGGCCCTCTTTTCTACACCCTCCCCCTGGCCATTTCGTTTGTGGCCACGACTGCACTTACTCTCCACGAGCTACGACTGTGCTGTCTCTCTAAAGTGCAGCTTTCTGTACAAAACTGCACGTCATTTCTACAAagtgtcttagtttgggttccccAAAAGCATAGCCTGAGACAAGAATTTAAGTGTCAATAATTCAGGTGAGAGGTAAACCTAGGTAGCCAGAGTAAGATAGTGGAAAGGAgggagacagggaagaaaaaaaagccaataaAGAGTGTGTTATTGAGCTGATTATCACTGTGGTAATAGGGGCTATATTCTATTGGGAACCTGCAGAAGAACCATGTAGAAGGCACCCAGAATTTTCTAAGATCCTGGACTGACTCCTATCGTCTACAAATTGAGGATTGCTCCTGGGGATGGCAACTTTCCCACCCCCATTCTAACTTCTAACAGCCAGTCAGTCTACTCCTATGCACAAgtagattgagtttgggagtcTTTGGGGGAAAGCCCTGAGGCAGAAATACTGAGGCTGGGCTTTGAGGTGGGAAGCCATCCTAGCCCAAAGGAACTGTCCACTATAGCTGCAGCAGAAGTCAGAGATGAGCCAACCAGATATAACAGGCATCAGGAGCATTTGCTACGTTTGGTCAGTCAGATTCTGTCCTGGGAATTTGTAATCAAGACAGGGGACTCAGTGCTCACCATATGGTTGGGCCTGTAATGTGTAAGCTATGGGATGGCCGTCTGCCATACTGTGGTACtgaggaacaggaaaagaaattgtTACCTGCCATACCCTGACCGATGTGGCACAGTGGACTCCATAAAAAGTTGGTCTTATAGCTCACACCCATGGATTTAAGTCATATCATGACCTGACTCTTGTCTCCTCCCAAAGTTTACAACTCCAACAAAACTGTGGCTACCTACCATTACTGTCCCATTTGTTTCACTTTTATTGTCTCTCTTAAGACACCTGAGTCATCCCATTAGACTCAGCATATTGCTCAAGGCTTTGTTAGAATCTCTGGTCGTAACCTGGAGTCAGTCCAATGATGTGCAGGAGACCAGGTGTGTACCTAAGGGCTCTCTGCTATGGGAATTCAGTTTTGGCCTCAGTCCTTTAGAAAGCACATTTATTAAAGATCTTAGCCTGTGTGAATTCTAAGACTCCACCATCTGTGAGATCCATCATCAGTTCTGTTAGATTGGAGCATATGAAATTACTaatatttgaccattttttacttaaaaaatgaTCATTTCATATGGTTTAATCTAATATAAGCAGCATATGAAACTGGCAAGAATCATTTTTCTCTGATCTTCAGCCTGCTGAATTTTGGAGCCCAGACATGAAGGCAAATATGTTGTTTGGGAGTACAGTTTAAAGTCCACACACCTTAAAATCTAATGTGCCAAATGTCTATGTACCTTAACCCTTCAAATTTCTGCCATCTTTCCATTGATAAAATGGTATTAGGTAGGATATAGGTTAAGTTGCCATAAGAGGGACTCAGAAATAACAGTGGCATAAATAAGAAAGTAGTTTAATTTCTTGCTTGTGTAATAATCTGGGACTGGTATGACAGCAGCTGGCAGCAGGGACCAGGACACCCATTTTGTTGCTCCACCATTTCTAATGCAATGTCTTTATCCATGTGGTCCCAGCTGGTCCATGTCTCGGGCAGAATGAAGGACAGGAAAAGGAGAGCATAACCCACCCTTTAAGGACATAACCTTGAATTTTTGTACTTCATTTCTGggcacattgcattggccaaaacTTGGTCACATGGCTGTACCTGGCTTCCAGGGaacctgggaaatgtagtttggCCTGGTGGCCATGTGCTCTGATGCAATTTCGAttattatgtcaatgagggaaACAGAAATTGGGGAGACAACTAGTAGTTTCTGCCACAAGAGGAAATAAAAGATGGCTTTTATAATGGAAATCCCTAGGTGGTACTAACagttttaagtgctcagctactaactgaaaggtcggtggttcaaagctacccagaggtacctgggaagaaaggcctggcaatctacttctgaaaaattacaaaaaaaacattgccatagagtcaattccgactcttagagaccctataggacagagtaactgccccatagggttttcaagaaacaggtggtagattcaaactgccaatcttttagttagcagccgagctcttaaccactgtgccatcagggctcctctgtaatattacagccattgaaaaccaagTGAAGTGCAgatctactctgaaacacttggggtcgccatgagtcagaattgacttggacAACAAATGAGTTTTATGATAACCAGACCATCCTGAGCTTGAAGTGATGGTGGGTCATTTAAAGTCAGTAGCCAAGATTGTGTACAGTATTCCTCTTAGCTTGTGCGGTTTGAGGATTAGGACAACAGAATCAAGTATCATCCTGTCAGTCTCCTACTGTAGCCCACTCCATTGGTTGTCTACCCACCAGCCTATTCCCCCAACAGAGGACAAACTCTGGTTTTAATCATTATACTCTAAGCAATTGTGTCACAGCCCCTGGAGTGAGACTTGAATGATCTAGGTCATGTTTTTCAAGCTTTTTAATCATTACCCACATTGGGAACTACATTTTATAACCCAGTACGTAcacgtacacacacgcacacaaacctGATGCTTAATCTTATTATGTTTGATACACTTTGAtagtctattttattttttaaaaaagctggtCACATACAATTCATTGATTTCCTAGCCCACCATCCTATTAATGGGTTGTAACtgtagtttgaaaaaaaaaaaactgctgcaaGTCAATAAAACTGCCTCCATTTCTCTTGTGATTAATTTAAGGCATATAATTTATGTCTAAAAGAAAAATTTATCCCCaactgaaaaagacaaaataatcatTGCTCTATTTCTTCTAATAGAATGTTAGAATTTTTCTAATAAGCCTGCTTGACCTTCTTCTGATATTCATGGGAATATAACTTTGTTTTCATCGTATATCTGACTCATGATCCGCTACTAATAAAACCAGAGAGTTTACAGCTCTACATTAACCTGCAGAATCATTAAGATGTTGTTTTTGTATACCTTTGAAGAGAAATTAATCTTAAAGGTATtgcgatattttgcccatagaatgtTAATCAGTTATGTATGTAACCTAGtaattttttcttgtttattgatGTATATACATTTCTTTCCTGAAAACACTCAGGTATCCAAGAcagttagatggtgcccggctaccaccactgactgctctgatagggatcatgatagaggtactggacagagtgggaggaaaatgtagaacaaaattcaaactcacaagatcaaacttactgatctgacagagactggaaaaaccgtAGGAGTAGGgtctccagacacccttttaactcagtactgacatcaatcctgaggttcacccttcagccaagattagacaggcctataaaacactaggaaaccctggtggcatagtggttaagtgctatggctgccaaccaaaaggtcggcagttcgaatctgccaggtgctccttggaaactctatggggtagttctactctgtcctctagggtcgctatgagtcggaatcaactcgacggcagtggggtttggttTATAAAGCAACAACACCTGTAGCTCAACcacgtatacaagactaaatgagtACACCCGCCTAGGTACAAGAacgagaaggaaggaggggacaggaaagctggacaaatggaaatggggaaccccagTGTGAGAAGGGGAGAGTCTTGACACGTCGCAGGATTGGCAACCAgtataaaacaatacgtgtattaattgtttaatgagaaactgatttgtccTAAagtttcacgtaaagcacaattaaaaaaaaaagaatgaaaatttccAACtgcagaaagcaaaacaaaaaaacacccaatCAACTTTTTATCTTCTCTACCGGTTCCCTcattaataatttaaataaaactttGATATGTTTGTACTATTTGTATGAgaattttatttctgctttgaacGTTACCTGTGACATCTAGTACTTGGGCAGCCATTTTGTGATCATGGGGAAAGCCAGGCAGAGAAGACAAGCCAACATGCTGAAGATGGCAGAGAGGGAAGATGGAAGGGTCCTTGATGAATTAACCAACCCTGGATGCCACATCTGGACTCTTGTTATGTAAGAGAGCAAATGTCCTTGTTGTTACCAAGATTTTCTGATTTGCAACCCAAAATTTCCTTGCTGATACATCTGTTATGGCCGCTCGTTTTAATAAAAATGAGCATTTGATTCACCCGGTTGGAACTtttctcctggtgtattgtctGCATATGGTGGGGGCAGCAAAGAGATGATTGCTGAGATCCCCTCAGCTCTGGGAAGGATCCTGATATAGTAATATTTTGCTGCATGAGCATtgtgcttatttatttttaattttaaattacttctacccagtgccgtcgagtcgaaaaTTACTTCTAAGACTTTATAAATgccattattttgttttaatatataacTGTCAGATTTAGAATAACTCATGTTAAACCATAATCATATGGtctcaaaaattttatttattcatgtgTTTTCTCTACTCTTCATTAGTGGCTTAGAATTGTAGGCTTCCAGCTTTTGGAACCTTGTGTGCACCAGACTTCTCAAAGATAAACGCTGCCTCTTTTCCTTCCCACTGTATGAATATTCAGAGAACGAAACCTTGGGGaaccctaaaaataaaatcttccagTTCTCTGAAGCATAAGTCAGAATGTTTTAACTGCTGTAACGGGCTTACCTCAGAGACCCCAGCAACCACAAGAGAGAGCAAAGTTCCCACAGTCTCTGTTTTCTCGGGCAAAACATCTCCTGACTGATGGGCAAAAGTACAGGCTAAGCTATTCATGCTGATTCACAGCCCAGAAGCTTTCCGGATAGGTGGTATTATCTTCTCAAGATTTAAAGGGGGTGATGAACAGATCATAgtcactgtcttagttagctagtactgttgtaacacaaataccacgaGAGTGTAGCTTGAAAGA includes:
- the ZFAND2B gene encoding AN1-type zinc finger protein 2B isoform X3, translating into MEFPDLGAHCSEPSCQRLDFLPLKCDACSGIFCADHVAYSQHRCGSAYQKDIQVPVCPLCNVPVPVARGEPPDRAVGEHIDRDCRSDPAQQKRKIFTNKCERSGCRQREMMKLTCDRCGRNFCIKHRHPLDHDCSREGPPTSRAGLAAISRAQGLASTSTVPSASQTLASSTSPSRATIHSPSRTAPPVIALQNGLSEDEALQRALELSLAETKSQVPSSQEEEDLALAQALSASEAEYQRQQYDSRPR
- the ZFAND2B gene encoding AN1-type zinc finger protein 2B isoform X1; translation: MEFPDLGAHCSEPSCQRLDFLPLKCDACSGIFCADHVAYSQHRCGSAYQKDIQVPVCPLCNVPVPVARGEPPDRAVGEHIDRDCRSDPAQQKRKIFTNKCERSGCRQREMMKLTCDRCGRNFCIKHRHPLDHDCSREGPPTSRAGLAAISRAQGLASTSTVPSASQTLASSTSPSRATIHSPSRTAPPVIALQNGLSEDEALQRALELSLAETKSQVPSSQEEEDLALAQALSASEAEYQRQQVKHVLHVDEVGLDHPERRRVVAGAPWRSWGNINAP
- the ZFAND2B gene encoding AN1-type zinc finger protein 2B isoform X2 encodes the protein MEFPDLGAHCSEPSCQRLDFLPLKCDACSGIFCADHVAYSQHRCGSAYQKDIQVPVCPLCNVPVPVARGEPPDRAVGEHIDRDCRSDPAQQKRKIFTNKCERSGCRQREMMKLTCDRCGRNFCIKHRHPLDHDCSREGPPTSRAGLAAISRAQGLASTSTVPSASQTLASSTSPSRATIHSPSRTAPPVIALQNGLSEDEALQRALELSLAETKSQVPSSQEEEDLALAQALSASEAEYQRQQAQSRSLKPSTCSLC